A stretch of Cicer arietinum cultivar CDC Frontier isolate Library 1 chromosome 5, Cicar.CDCFrontier_v2.0, whole genome shotgun sequence DNA encodes these proteins:
- the LOC105852079 gene encoding uncharacterized protein: protein MEAIQMQATATHNLVQQMAMRRDSTANANRVFYDFLKLQPSTFQGSHNPSEAQAWLDEIKKAFEVVPCTEEQKVAFAAHLLKGGAEYWWRSAKTYLQTQGTHMNWEHFEVAFLDKYYPKSARRQKELEFVHLQQGDMSVAEYVVKFEELARFSPHAQYALTEE from the coding sequence ATGGAAGCTATTCAAATGCAAGCAACGGCTACCCATAATCTGGTACAACAAATGGCAATGCGAAGAGATAGCACTGCAAATGCCAACAGGgtgttttatgattttcttaagttgcagccttcaacATTCCAGGGTAGCCACAATCCCTCAGAGGCTCAAGCTTGGTTGGATGAGATTAAAAAGGCATTTGAAGTAGTGCCTTGTACTGAAGAACAAAAAGTGGCATTTGCTGCCCATCTACTAAAGGGTGGGGCAGAgtattggtggaggagtgcaaagACTTATCTTCAGACTCAAGGAACCCATATGAATTGGGAACACTTTGAGGTGGCCTTTTTAGACAAGTATTATCCAAAAAGTGCCAGAAGACAAAAAGAGTTGGAGTTTGTGCACCTGCAACAAGGAGACATGTCTGTTGCAGAGTATGTTGTTAAGTTTGAAGAATTGGCTAGGTTTTCTCCACATGCTCAATATGCACTCACAGAAGAATAG